The sequence gtctctgatttgatgATTGTGGAGGTTAACTGCATCCATCGTTCCGAGcaatttgatcaatgtggtatataagaaggcttgaattcacttcatcagcaccttcttatatgcaacattggtcagaattctcggaacggtgggtgcagttgacctccacaaacgtcaaatcagagactaacccgcaggaaagctggcggccattactgctcgcggaaaactggaaagtttttattactgaccaatatcaaaaacttttccaattttgaacaattgaaaataacaaaaaagtcAAGGTCCCTGACCGGTCTTACAGAGataggaaaaaaaatttaaagaaataaatTGTCAAAGGACAAATGCGGAAAAAGCAATAGAGCAcgaattttcttcttctttattatcgtgattttttcTGGCCGGGAAGCTCATAACTTGAGTGGGATTATTGATTTCCCGTGCTGAAACCCTTCTCTTGAATATAAGTGCGAGAAAATCTATGGATAACAATATCTCAACAAGGAAATaacattaataaaatgtaatttttataATCATTATCATTTATTATCATGAATATGGTTGGCACATGTGAAACAATGTCAAATCTAATTAATTCACAGTCTTTTTTGATCGAAGTTGTATTAAATGACGttaaaagtagcctcacacctcgggttTTTTTATCCATTGATTTTATTCCCATTTgcttaaaaaaaaatgcgggACTCATGCAACTTCGTcgcgaaaagtaaaacaaatcctgGCTAATTTATAGActggtttacagctcggactctcGGAGCAGTAGCAGTagaggatttgaaaaaaaaaatagaattacatACTTACTGATTTTCCACTAACGCCTTCGAAATAAGCAGAAAAGagtaaaccgtctaagacgaattaagtactgtccatttaattccaccagttaattttcgttatctttgcagatacgtatttcgaccacaactgtgtggtcgtcttcagtgtcttgtacttgactcgacttgagtcgacttgagtcgagtcaagtacaagacactgaagacgaccacacagttgtggtcgaaatacgtatctgcaaagataacgaaaattaactggtggaattaaatggacagtacttaattcgtcttagacggtttaatacattccactaaatgagcttaatatatttttctgagaaaagagtaattgaaatgaaactgtatgaaaaaaatctcccGTTGTCACCTGTTGTCAAtaactgttaaaaaccttaaAAAAGTCGATCCATGCAAAgtaaagggtgtacggaatcaaattgcaccaCTTTCAAAAGTCGATAACATTTCACCTACTGGGCTGATTACAACGAAATTTTGTGAAAgacggcttcagcatgtgttattCACACTGCGTGAATTTCATTAAGAAACTTCCAGTAGTTTCGAAAGCACAGCCGAAGGAACAGGACGTGTGAAAATAATTCTTGCGCATTCACCTCCATATTCCACATCTTATAAAAAGATGTTAGTAATCCAATTTTCTGCCTTTGACCCCGATATCACCAGAATTGCGGCAGATTGAAAGATACTGGTCTGGAATGAAAACAcgagcttcggaagcctccaaaattGATTATTACGGAACATAAAATGTTAATTTGGCCTTTCGCGTCAACATTTCGTATTGGTTTCTAACTCCAACGTTAACATTTTCGTTTACCCGTCTAAAGCAggtaaacttttcaaaaaactttctgTTTTGTCGCTTCTATAGTAAAcaaccaaaatcaaaaaaataagaaaagcgctgaaatctaattttggactgatatttgtcaaattttgagagagcatcaatctcattgttcaggccggttcacactgcagcacttttttgattttttgttttcgatttttgtaatagttagaagcgtcaaaaatatggtttctttgggaaagttgactttaattaAGCTAAATAATCGACTGCgacaataaaattagttaatttttttgttgggataGATTGCAGGATGAAAAATGTTAGTCAGGGACATGTACAAAATCTTATGAGTTCATTTAAGAAAAAAGTTTCAGCATTTGGATGTATTTAAGAATTACAGTGAAACAGTGATACATAGTCAAAGCTTCTATATTGTATTTcagtccctgaaaatttcatgacaatcggttgatagactaatttttggcgagtagttcaaagtggtgcaatttgattccgtacaccctttacATAACGGCATAAATAGCATTATTTTAAAAGCAACACAAGTAACATAACATCTCACTCCTTTTTAATGGATTTCGTCCCCTTTCTTTGTATTTGGTTTTAGATTCCTGCcagaaatattgaatttgtttgaataatattttggagctctttggatGAATCCGTGATTAACTTATAGAGGAGTCGTTTATGtttaaaaaatcagaattaacagaatgggtactagatcctataaaatgctatggaaaacgacaacaaaacaaatgtcatttcttgtttttgatgagtttgttattgtcccaagatggtctagtagcctagaaattttAATATATCGACATAGCGAGAGATATTCCTGAACAAATTATGGCCATAAAACATCGAGGTAGAGAGATATCGATATGAGGAGGTTATCGTGATCTAGAAAGCAAAactgtatgtagattgaagagaCCGAGCCAATTATCGACATATAGAGATAACAAGATatggaacatcgagatgtatAGATTCGACTGTAACTAATTGACTgtgaataaaaaatatacaaacttAAAATCATACAAACCGTATAGGATTAAATCTGGTACTTAGTAACTCTATATTTTGTCTCAGAAAAGACTAAGAAATACAAAGCGTTATCATTTGAAAAACGCTTGAATCGAAGCAAAAAATATACTGGTGCAATACTAATGCATATGAGTTACCATTAATAGGAAAACCAATTATGTAGGCTAAAACATATTAAGCTCGGTACTAAATAGTTGTTTCACAAAAGCACAGAGGAAGAAACTATGAGTTTTTCTCAGGTATATGCGTATGTCTTTATTATTTAGCCTTGATTTAAGACTAAAGATTCTAGAGTGGTATAAATTGAAGAACATTGTAAGCGCTGCTCAGAATGCAGAATGCTCAAGTAAATCCATAGATCTTTTCAAAGAGGAGTCGTTTATGTAAAAAACtcagaattgacaaaaatagtTTAGGTATGTACCACTTTATCTACGGTCGGAAATCGTATCTAACGAAGAAAGCATAGaaagcatgaaaaaaaaacaacattccgAAGGACATACATTTACAACTCATGCTGCTAATGGATTTACCTgcagtatttttttgtttcctgttttATTGTCATACGGGATACAGTAAACAAGATTTTCGAGGTAAgcgaaacaaaatttcaaaaattcctacCTGTTCAAACTATATAAGTCGTCCGGACTCAAATCATCACCAGAAACAGTCCATCGTCGGTGAAGGCAACATGTCTCTACACTCAGTTCTACTACCGCTCCTCGCAGTGCTCTCCGCACTAGGCTCAGCCAATTGTGGCCTGCTGAACATCTTCAACACGTCAACGGATTACAACTTGGCTTCCGCCATCGACATTGCATTCGCCAAGTCCAGAAACGACATGGGCCTTCTGCTCTCAGGAGAGGTTACAACACCGATCGAAGAAGATGTCACATTTTGGTGCGGAAACCGACAGGCCCCGGAGATGAATCAGACCTACCTGGATGATCCCGATGTGCGTAAGAAAATCGACTTCACCAAACCGATCATGCTGGTTACCCACGGTTGGTTGGACGACCATACCAAAAACTGGATTCAGAACACTGCCCGTGACGCTTTGACCAACATGGATACCAATGTTTGCATCGTTGGATGGGGTAATCTGGCGAGATACAATTACTTCCAATCAGCTAGGAAGCACACTCTCCTCGTTTCGGGCTACATGACGCAGTTCATCAACTTCCTGAACAAAGAAGGAATGGAATTCGACAAAGTCACTCTGGCGGGACACAGCTTGGGGGCACAGATTTGCGGTCAGGTTGGGTACAACCTCAACGGTAAGCTCGGAGCCATCTACGGAATTGATCCAGCGGGTCCTTTGTTCACGTTGCCTCTGGATCACGGCATGCAGTACCGGTTGGACAGCAGTGACGCCAAGTACGTTCAGATGATCATCACTTCGCGTGGAACTCTTGGTGTGGGTAAGGGAGATGGACATGAGAACTTCTATCCCAACGGAGGAGACGCACCGCAGCCGAACTGTGTCCTGCCGCTGACGAGTGATGCTGAGATGGCGGATCAAATCATTTGTAGCCATTTGCATGCGACCTCACTGTTCCGACTTTCTTTGGATCCAGCGATGTCTTACAAGGGGCGGAAGTGTTTCAATTGGATTTCTTATTTCTTGAAATCGTGTGGTCTGAACCCTGCGAACGTTATCGGTGTCCACAGTGAAAAGATTGGGGGTGATTTCTATCTTAGAACTTCAAATGATTCGCCGTATGTGAATTGAAGAACTTTATGTTGTGACTCTGTATAAGAATAAATAAAGATTGccttaaaaatattcaattatttATATCATTTATCAAATCCTCCCATCCCAAGCTGTGTATATAAATGTATGTACACATTCGGTGGCACAAGCAAGCCAAGTAATATCCAACATTTTAAAGGGTATCAGAGTTTAAAGACGTGTACGCAAGTTGGTGCTTTATTGCACTGAAATATAAAGTTCAACGGTCCGCTCTCAAAGAAAAATTCTGTCAGGTTGCAAATAAGCTACGAGGCGACATCGATCAGTATTTTCTTTTATACATGTGCATTTATCGAACTTCAAAGAAAAATTAGTGTATTTCCAATATTGACTTAAAATCACCAATGCTTTTGCACTTTCCGTTTCAAAGACCTTGGCAGCCAGAAAGTTGCAATGGCATAACCTCATAGATTACAATGCCGTCATTCTCCCATCACATAGCATAACTGCTGCATGCCTCTTTCATTCCGTTGTACGGTAACATCAATTAAATCATAACAAATCAAGGGGCAACCGCAGATCAAGAAAAAAAACGAGAGTGCGAAGATAAACTACCTGAAGTCAACCTTACCCCTGTAACCCACCCCGGAGGTAGATACAATAGCAGCTATATGCGTCTCAATACCAGTTTGGGAAAACTGGCACTACCCTCGCTCGCCAAACAAGATCCATTTTTCTTCTTGCCACCAGCTATTTATGGTTGGTGGTGGTGGCAGCAGCCCGGGAACGAAATTATGATGCCAATTGAATAATAGagaaaattccgacaagcaTTCTCTCTAAATGGAAATTACCGCTCCACTTGCCTGCCTGCTCGTAAGCTGCTGTTGGTATCAATTAAGTCTCTTATCCCTCTGTGGATGCTTCGAAGACGGTGAATACGACGACGTCGAGGTAGCGAACCGGGGGCATCAAGTTCAAACGTCAAGAGCACGTGTTTGAAAGTAGGCTGCGATCTGTTTTTTCGCAATGATGTAATGTTGAATGCTCAGAAAGGATTTAAGTTCTTCAAAGGAAAATCAACtcgatatttattttgtgtACACAGGTTGGTGGGTGGTCGAAGCCGCACCAGGCGCCTTTTTGACTTACTTTTGACGTTTTGTTTGCAGAATGGTAACGAAAATGAATTCACATCAATTCATTCGTACATTTTTTGTTGGATGTCCTCAGTTATAGGGTGGAAGGATATCCGAttcgatttgtgatcaattggtTCTGATACACGTACATTGTACGGTTTGGCAGATGCCCGACCCGGTGTAATACGTATTGTCAACTTGAATTACTTTCGCCTAGGACCAGGAGCAATCCCAGAGATCTCCCAGAAGTTGTCACAGGAAGTGCTCCCTACGGGATAAGTCAAGATGGGCCCAAAAGAAATTTATTGAATAATCCGCCtggaaatcctaaaaaaataacaaagagaaatgaggagtgaggagtgagaagtgggaagttagaagttgaaagtgagaagtgagaaatgagaagggtGAAGTAAGGTccaaggagtgagaaatgagaagtgagagtgCGGTGACAAGGGAGAAGTGAGTAGATGGGAAAGTTCCGTAGAAAAGCgtgagaagtagaaagtgaCTAGTAAGGAAAACAGAAGCAATAGAGAAACAGTGAGGGATGACATTTCTCACATCCcagtactcacttttcacttcgttGCGTGCGGCAAAATGAATCTTTTTTCTACATGCAATAATaagtgtttgatattttgggaaaaaaaatatataatcggTAATCATCGGCCAAGTAAGGTGCGTGTTTTATTCGTCGCGAAAACGAAAAGATATTTATATGGGTTCGGTGGATCGCGCGCTTGTATTGCGTTTCGCTTCGGTCCAGACAATTGCAATACTCAATTGCAAGACTATCTGAAGTTATTTTTTGCTTGTCCGGTTGAATACGTTAGGTGCGCGTGGTTCAGATTaatttgtcgcttaccaaggcgagttccattagaattccttcctatttccttccagtccgctcatggagatgcaaaggattcctcggtctaTTGTAGCAATAAGCTTTAAACTGATTTTCCTCCCCtaatcctaattgactgtgaggacgtggccggcacatcgttattggtcttgaatttaAGAAACTCCAAAGAATGTACAGTTGAGAATGGTTTTCATATCAcaagaaaacttttgatttggtgagctgtgcatatttgttgaTTCTCGGcaaatcacgactagcaactatgatgtataggaaaaggtggggagacttgattacCCCCTATTTTATCgaaaactaaagtagttttattctagcgtattttttactATAGAtactctagacaaatgacctttatgtggcgagttatttgttgtattgacaaccttatttattttgcagggcagtttgtatgttttgacctccCTAAAGATTTTTAATtgaccacgcaaaatttgaacaacttttcataacaatgaccaaatgctttcgttttttcacagcacaaagccataaatatgcttaatgatatgtactgatgaaaatgtcaacattccatcaaagttttagaatatttGAATTCGAAGTTATTCCCTCAAtcagtcttcacgaaaacatgagcGGCGCTGAGCTTGAGTGCAGTTTTTGCAAGTTCATGTTCATCCCGAGCGCGCGTTCTCCTTCAAGCTCGTGTTCACCATCAGCATCGAACATGGGTACGAAAAATGAACGCGGTGCGGCTCAGCTCAGGCTCGAGCTCAAGTTCAAAACTTGGGCTGTGTGTTCAGGCTGTGTGCGCATCCAGCATGCTGTGTGCTCAGACTGTGTGCTTAGGCTGAGAACTGAGGCTGTGAGAATAGGTTTTGGGCCGAGCGCGATGTTTTACGATTATGCGGCATGTTTCGTATTCGCCATAGTTGAGCggcaaagcaaaaaaaatatgaatcggATTTGGTAGATGAAAACAAATTGTGGTTTCTGCATTTGCATTTGCATGCGCCAAAACGGGAAAACAGTCAAAACTTTCGCAAAACTACCTATTCTGCGTGGCACTTTAGTGTGTAAAAAGCAAGCGTGTtatgttttattgttgaaaataatCCAAAACGTGAAGTAAACTAAATTTAACATGAAAATTTAGTGTGTTAGCAAAGATGGTACATAACATTATTGTTTCTATCCAGCTTCATTAAAAGAATGAAACTCAATTGGGGAAacaaatgaaatataaaatcttcctaaaaaacaaaaacataaaaaatgtgCAATATACGGATCAGTTAATTGATTGCCACTAGCATGTTTCGGTCCAGTCTAAAGTGTTTTCGTGAGGGAAACATTTTCGACGCCTTGGGCATAGTATATTCATTGTGTTTGCTACATAAGATACACAAAACACATGTAtacaatggcaggcatagaaaagcttcaaTAATAACGGTTCCTTTAAATGCTAATAGGGAACACTTAGTTGAAAACAGGTCAAGttgcagttgaaatgtagacccattgaagaagaaatgtTTCGATATTGTAAACTTATTTTGTTTTCCACAAACCCTCAACAAATTGTGTTGAACACAATGTTTTTCTTTAGTATGTAGATATATAGTAAAGTACGTGAGTTGAAATTTATGCATTAGCTGTTCAATAATTCCGATTTCACATGGAGGCTTATATAATCGTGAATTGAATACTTCtgattgttgattattgcattgccaaaatatgtacatgtacACCCATTTTCATCCCAAGTAGAGAGAAATCCCTCAGTGCCGGACAACTTAGTCACATTACCTAAAATTCTATAAATTTCGGGTTCTGCAACAGGTACCCTGCATACAAAAAATATACGATccatatttgattatttgaatATGATTTTCGATGATGTACTTTGATAACGACTGAAGGTCCTGATGAGGTCAGTCTTTGCGAGGGGAATACGTTCCACGTACATCCGCGTTGATAAACTTGAAGAATCGCGTGATTCATGAAATCCACTTAAAAAGCTAAAAAGTATACACATTGATAAGACAATTAAAGATAAGTCAGTGCAAGTAGTGCGACTTTGAAAGTAAATTACATAAAACTTAAAGTTCCCACCTTTTCCAAGTCGAAGAAGTAGCGTAaattccatttaaaaaaaaaaaaaaaaattgcgcagGGAAGCaaccgaaagaatttttgaaactcttctcaaCAAGTCTAAAGtatattcaattaaaaatggttagaagtacggggttggacttttcttatgctTATGTTTTTCGTAGAACGTCTTTTTACTCTGTCATTGAGGATATTTCAAATATCTACGCACATAATAAGATGATGAATAAGTTCCTTTTTACTTTTACGAACAAAGTATTATCGAAccattgaaattcaattatattgaaactctACAACACCAAAATTCTAAGCCAAGCCAACCAAGCAATGTCTGTTGATTGTAACCGATGTTTTGTACCGTGCTCAAAGCGGCGCTCACAGCCGAGCTGAAAACATCAATGTTCGAGCGCCGCTGTGAGCGCGGTGCAAAACATGAGCATCCAGCCTACGCTCGGGTTCATGCTCATTTTTACGAGTGCACGTTCGAGCCCGAAGCGAATGTTCATTCGAGTGCGGCAGCACGGAAAAACATTTGCGCGGGGCTGCACCTTGAAGACTgccctcaatatggggacacttgatcccccattaatCACTTataaaaatttggcgaaaaagttcaaaaaatataaatatgttttcaggcttctattttttgtagatttgactgatttgttgaagggttggcaggaaaaactatttattgcgtagatatcatagaaaggggatcaagtctctccaaattttaaaattgaatgtgctgttgaattcaataacaaaaatcgttcatgtatacgcacagaaATTCGAAAACTCCgcatattttgattttatcaaagcaagttcttggagaattgaatttcctccgaatattttaaaagtcgatttttgacagcaaaaaatcgattgtgtatctaTAACagcaataatttaaggactgtcatacatcagtaaagtttttttttgtgtctttattaagatgactttcagccctaggctggctcgtctccggagcatcagtaaagttaaatactatatttcttagagagtctgtgtggaaatcgcgtatgtttatttatttttggctgtgatacatcggaaatcagaaaaggggatcaaatTTCCCCAGTATCCCCTACAGTTtattaagctaagctaagccaaGATATTATGGAACAAATATAAATGTTATTCGTATCTCGATACCTCCGTAACTTGATTGCCCATTCAAAAACAAGTAAGAGATAGTTCACTGtaaataaattagcaaaaaaattataagtaaacaaataaataaataaataaataaataaataaataaataaataaataaataaataaataaataaataaataaataaataaataaataaataaataaataaataaataaataaataaataaataaataaataaataaataaataaata comes from Armigeres subalbatus isolate Guangzhou_Male chromosome 2, GZ_Asu_2, whole genome shotgun sequence and encodes:
- the LOC134213679 gene encoding lipase member I-like, with the protein product MSLHSVLLPLLAVLSALGSANCGLLNIFNTSTDYNLASAIDIAFAKSRNDMGLLLSGEVTTPIEEDVTFWCGNRQAPEMNQTYLDDPDVRKKIDFTKPIMLVTHGWLDDHTKNWIQNTARDALTNMDTNVCIVGWGNLARYNYFQSARKHTLLVSGYMTQFINFLNKEGMEFDKVTLAGHSLGAQICGQVGYNLNGKLGAIYGIDPAGPLFTLPLDHGMQYRLDSSDAKYVQMIITSRGTLGVGKGDGHENFYPNGGDAPQPNCVLPLTSDAEMADQIICSHLHATSLFRLSLDPAMSYKGRKCFNWISYFLKSCGLNPANVIGVHSEKIGGDFYLRTSNDSPYVN